A genomic stretch from Telmatocola sphagniphila includes:
- a CDS encoding LeuD/DmdB family oxidoreductase small subunit: MENIIKGKVFVLGDNIDTDQIIPAEYLTYNPAIPAEYKMFGKFALCGVPPAQAGLPKGHIPFHDATDEFISPYRIIIGGKNFGCGSSREHAPIALAAAGIQAVVAEFYARIFYRNSINGGYLLPIESKKRLVDEICTGDEVTIDIGAGLLTNHTTGDKWELAPLGEVVPIIESGGIFNYAKKVGMLK; encoded by the coding sequence ATGGAAAACATCATCAAAGGAAAGGTGTTCGTCCTGGGGGACAACATCGATACCGACCAGATCATCCCTGCCGAGTATCTCACTTACAATCCGGCGATTCCGGCGGAGTACAAAATGTTCGGCAAGTTCGCTCTCTGTGGCGTGCCGCCGGCGCAGGCCGGACTGCCCAAGGGGCATATTCCCTTCCACGATGCCACGGATGAATTCATTTCGCCGTACAGGATCATCATCGGCGGAAAGAACTTCGGTTGCGGCTCCTCGCGCGAGCATGCACCGATCGCCCTGGCCGCCGCGGGTATCCAGGCCGTCGTAGCGGAATTTTACGCTCGCATCTTCTATCGCAACTCGATCAACGGCGGCTATCTGCTCCCCATCGAGTCGAAAAAGCGTCTCGTCGATGAAATCTGCACGGGCGACGAGGTCACCATTGATATCGGTGCGGGCTTACTGACGAACCACACCACCGGCGACAAATGGGAACTGGCCCCGCTGGGCGAAGTAGTGCCGATCATTGAGTCCGGTGGCATTTTCAATTACGCCAAGAAGGTGGGCATGTTGAAGTAA
- a CDS encoding NAD(P)H-hydrate dehydratase produces the protein MQPIKTLPLLSPRNPDAHKGSYGTVLVIAGSRGMTGAAILSGTAALRSGAGLVQVACPKSAQAIIAAGYPCYTTIPLEEDPEGRINESNPSGLVQRIDHASVVAIGPGLGRSNSLDILIRGLVFHRSKPMVVDADALNALVGCEPARLRGNVPLVLTPHPGEFSRLCGQSIETVQKLREDLAVDFAQATGGIVVLKGHRTIITDGTRLAINETGNPGMATGGTGDVLTGVISALIAQGLSAFEAAQLGAHVHGLAGDLAAKELGMVSLTALDVVEWLPKAFLGLANQRK, from the coding sequence ATGCAGCCAATCAAAACTCTCCCCCTCCTGAGCCCGCGAAATCCCGATGCCCATAAAGGGAGCTACGGCACTGTACTGGTTATCGCTGGCAGCCGCGGCATGACCGGCGCCGCCATACTCAGTGGCACGGCCGCGTTGCGCTCCGGTGCCGGGCTCGTTCAGGTCGCTTGTCCCAAGTCTGCCCAGGCCATCATCGCGGCGGGCTATCCCTGCTACACGACCATTCCGCTCGAAGAGGATCCTGAAGGACGAATCAACGAATCCAATCCTTCGGGTCTGGTGCAGCGTATCGATCACGCCTCGGTCGTGGCCATCGGTCCGGGGTTGGGTCGCAGTAATTCTCTGGACATTCTGATACGTGGGCTGGTTTTCCATCGCTCCAAACCGATGGTCGTGGACGCCGATGCGTTGAACGCTCTGGTCGGCTGCGAACCGGCCCGACTGCGGGGCAATGTCCCGCTCGTACTAACCCCTCACCCAGGCGAATTTTCCCGACTGTGCGGCCAATCCATCGAGACGGTGCAAAAGTTGCGAGAAGACTTGGCTGTCGATTTCGCTCAGGCGACCGGGGGCATCGTTGTATTGAAAGGGCACCGGACCATCATTACCGATGGCACCCGGCTAGCGATCAATGAAACTGGCAACCCCGGCATGGCTACCGGCGGTACCGGCGATGTCCTGACCGGGGTCATTTCGGCTTTGATTGCTCAGGGACTTTCCGCGTTCGAGGCGGCTCAACTCGGAGCCCACGTTCACGGCTTGGCCGGAGACCTGGCCGCAAAAGAACTCGGTATGGTCTCACTGACCGCACTCGATGTAGTAGAATGGCTTCCCAAGGCGTTTTTGGGTTTAGCCAATCAACGAAAGTAG